The following are from one region of the Oncorhynchus masou masou isolate Uvic2021 chromosome 24, UVic_Omas_1.1, whole genome shotgun sequence genome:
- the LOC135511418 gene encoding protein SPMIP7: MGRRRFQRKAPDSFNQAISLRPDVSPSGPSQWIEKAAQRYIYTSVAQRGYEDVGWDAKLPQRVKPPATTLEKMADPVNQHFTQKCYHSKPELWQVIGAHWNRHQLRARNEVRKPITFTSPCPNTCQIPLYGGVVGSMNMDNIDKTGHDFYPLTMQRTTLPPYTPTAHRPTIPGYTGKAHCDGARSSGFSLPLLPSSAPWTNQGLWNPPVYARTAPLSRMVTTVPPQNPFLHSKRPVFPI; encoded by the exons ATGGGTCGCCGCCGGTTCCAGAGAAAGGCCCCAGACTCCTTCAATCAGGCCATCAGCCTGCGACCT GATGTCAGCCCCTCTGGCCCCAGTCAGTGGATAGAGAAGGCAGCACAACGTTATATCTACACTTCAGTGGCTCAGAG GGGCTATGAGGACGTCGGTTGGGACGCAAAATTACCGCAGCGCGTGAAGCCCCCAGCAACCACCCTTGAGAAAATGGCGGACCCTGTGAATCAGCATTTCACCCAGAAGTGTTACCACAGCAAACCAGAGCTGTGGCAG GTGATTGGAGCCCATTGGAACAGACACCAGCTTCGTGCTAGGAATGAAGTGAGGAAACCTATAACATT CACCAGTCCCTGCCCAAACACCTGTCAAATTCCATTGTATGG TGGTGTGGTGGGGTCTATGAACATGGACAACATAGACAAGACAGGACATGACTTCTACCCCTTGACTATGCAGCGGACCACATTGCCCCCATACACTCCCACAGCACA CCGCCCCACCATCCCTGGCTATACCGGCAAGGCTCACTGTGATGGTGCTCGGTCCTCTGGGTTCAGTCTGCCTCTTCTACCCAGCTCTGCCCCGTG GACCAATCAGGGTTTATGGAATCCTCCGGTTTATGCTCGCACTGCACCTCTGTCCAGAATGGTGACCACTGTGCCTCCACAAAACCCATTCCTACACTCCAAGCGACCAGTTTTTCCTATTTAA